The following are from one region of the Amycolatopsis sp. QT-25 genome:
- a CDS encoding ABC transporter ATP-binding protein, which yields MRVQADRVSVTGPHGTLLSPTSLTVSGGELAIVHGEPGVGVTAFGLALAGRLKPATGTVTVEGGAPRKVVAVVDSPGVSEPDDALTLQVVVGEELELAKRPANKAAVTSWLAEHDAAAFATTRFENIEATTRTRLLTTLAAQREGIGVLVLDTPDRHTSDVGGWARLAREHAERGLAVIVLTATTPVSALPQRPALLGGLEQPDPVRHAPVEALPADTEETEKTPGDQE from the coding sequence GTGCGGGTTCAAGCCGACAGGGTGTCCGTGACCGGACCCCACGGCACGTTGCTGTCGCCTACCTCGCTCACGGTTTCGGGCGGTGAGCTGGCGATCGTGCACGGCGAGCCAGGGGTCGGCGTCACCGCCTTCGGGCTGGCGCTGGCGGGCAGGCTGAAGCCCGCCACCGGGACGGTGACCGTCGAGGGCGGTGCCCCGCGGAAGGTCGTCGCGGTCGTCGACTCCCCCGGCGTCAGCGAGCCCGACGACGCGCTCACGCTGCAGGTCGTCGTCGGAGAGGAACTCGAACTGGCGAAACGTCCGGCGAACAAGGCCGCGGTCACGAGCTGGCTGGCCGAGCACGACGCGGCCGCCTTCGCCACCACCCGTTTCGAAAACATCGAAGCGACGACGCGCACGAGGCTGCTGACGACTCTCGCGGCGCAGCGCGAGGGCATCGGCGTACTCGTCCTCGACACTCCGGACAGGCACACCAGCGACGTCGGCGGCTGGGCGCGACTCGCCCGCGAGCACGCCGAACGCGGTCTCGCCGTCATCGTGCTGACCGCCACCACCCCGGTTTCGGCCCTGCCGCAGCGGCCCGCCCTTCTCGGCGGCCTCGAGCAGCCCGACCCCGTGCGCCACGCGCCGGTCGAGGCCCTGCCGGCTGACACCGAAGAGACCGAGAAGACACCAGGAGACCAGGAATGA
- a CDS encoding VWA domain-containing protein, whose translation MSGEPSLGIEVHQNKFLAVGDRAMTAIVRVVSRGGEAAVARTAAEVLLIDCSSSMRFPSTKIGEARRAAAAAIDVLPDGVRFAVVQGTDRAKMIYPAEDGLVTASAATRAEARAAVEHLAAVGGTAMGTWLAKARDLFEGVPDAVRHAILLTDGRNDSQTRADLMSVLDSCEGRFVCDARGIGDGWEPAELTQIGRVLRGNVDSIVEDDELAEDFRRLVESAMTKVLPEVRLRVGTMPFSRLRSIKQVFPDEYDLTDRCHEVAVRELELSLGSFASDETRDYQLILDLDPDLEPTHGQDRQLAWAELVPVSGATIEEDALAIAGRWTHDPIPPTLIHPMVSKYAAQADLGEALTAGGDAYAAGDRAGAEREWGRAVAMATAAGDEETLTRLAGVVEILDAGKGRVRLRPDATRSHVLHVVIPSKVSEIALPQEDRPMPDASPVACAGCPALSPAGANFCVGCGRPFGEGVS comes from the coding sequence ATGAGCGGGGAGCCGAGCCTCGGCATCGAGGTGCACCAGAACAAGTTCCTGGCGGTGGGGGACCGGGCGATGACGGCGATCGTCCGGGTGGTCTCCCGCGGCGGAGAGGCGGCCGTGGCCAGGACGGCCGCCGAGGTCCTGCTGATCGACTGCTCCAGTTCGATGCGCTTTCCCAGCACCAAGATCGGCGAAGCCCGGCGGGCGGCGGCGGCGGCCATCGACGTCCTCCCGGACGGTGTGCGGTTCGCCGTCGTCCAGGGCACTGACCGCGCGAAGATGATCTACCCGGCCGAAGACGGCCTGGTGACCGCCTCCGCGGCGACCCGGGCGGAGGCACGCGCCGCGGTCGAGCACCTGGCGGCCGTCGGCGGCACCGCGATGGGCACCTGGCTCGCGAAGGCACGCGACCTCTTCGAAGGCGTACCCGACGCCGTCCGCCACGCGATCCTCCTCACCGACGGCCGCAACGATTCGCAGACCAGGGCCGATCTGATGAGCGTGCTGGACAGCTGCGAGGGCCGGTTCGTCTGCGACGCCAGAGGGATCGGCGACGGCTGGGAACCCGCCGAACTCACCCAGATCGGCCGGGTGCTGCGCGGGAACGTCGATTCCATCGTCGAGGACGACGAGCTCGCGGAGGACTTCCGGCGGCTCGTCGAGAGCGCGATGACCAAGGTGCTGCCCGAGGTCCGGCTGCGCGTCGGCACCATGCCGTTCAGCAGGCTGCGGTCGATCAAGCAGGTGTTCCCCGACGAGTACGACCTCACCGACCGCTGCCACGAGGTCGCCGTCCGCGAACTGGAGCTCTCGCTCGGCTCGTTCGCGAGCGACGAGACGCGGGACTACCAGCTGATCCTCGACCTCGATCCGGATCTCGAACCCACCCACGGTCAGGACCGTCAGCTGGCGTGGGCGGAACTCGTCCCCGTTTCCGGCGCCACGATCGAGGAAGACGCGCTGGCCATCGCGGGGCGATGGACCCACGATCCGATCCCGCCGACGCTGATTCACCCGATGGTCTCGAAGTACGCCGCGCAGGCCGATCTCGGCGAGGCGCTGACCGCGGGCGGCGACGCCTACGCGGCGGGGGACCGGGCCGGAGCCGAGCGGGAGTGGGGCCGGGCGGTCGCGATGGCCACCGCCGCGGGCGATGAAGAGACGCTCACCCGTCTCGCGGGCGTCGTGGAGATCTTGGACGCCGGGAAAGGGCGCGTGCGCCTGCGGCCGGACGCGACCCGCAGCCACGTGCTGCACGTCGTCATCCCGTCGAAGGTTTCGGAAATAGCCCTTCCGCAGGAAGATCGGCCGATGCCCGACGCGTCACCGGTCGCCTGTGCCGGCTGCCCCGCTCTTTCCCCCGCCGGGGCGAACTTCTGCGTCGGCTGCGGAAGACCGTTCGGCGAGGGGGTTTCGTGA
- a CDS encoding CU044_2847 family protein, whose amino-acid sequence MNDLARFPLEGGGSVVVEIDPVPGTSRVSRRDDLVEDAKVSFEVALANVKEAATAALDTFRSMTRGPDEVELKFGVKLTAQAGAVIAKTGLEGNFEVKLKWTRDTEA is encoded by the coding sequence GTGAACGATCTGGCTCGGTTCCCGCTCGAAGGCGGCGGTTCGGTGGTCGTCGAGATCGACCCCGTCCCCGGCACCTCCCGCGTCTCCCGGCGCGACGACCTGGTCGAGGACGCCAAGGTGTCGTTCGAGGTGGCGCTGGCGAACGTGAAGGAGGCGGCCACGGCGGCACTGGACACCTTCCGGTCGATGACCAGGGGGCCGGACGAGGTCGAGCTCAAGTTCGGCGTCAAGCTGACCGCGCAAGCGGGTGCCGTGATCGCGAAAACCGGGCTGGAAGGCAACTTCGAGGTCAAGCTGAAGTGGACCCGGGACACGGAGGCCTAG
- a CDS encoding YhgE/Pip domain-containing protein: protein MNPVRIAANELRRLSAGTLPKLAMVALVLVPLLYASLYLYANYDPYSRLDKLPAAMFTVDAGSKDSAGAERNIGREVTDELVNSGTFQWHETSPGEAAKGVRDDTYSFAIGIPRDFSAALLSSGNLQPQQATITLTTNDANNYLSGTIAKQVAEQVRKTIAEKVGSEAADKFLIGFSTIYGKTQEAATGASQLADGAGELQSGQRQLADGATQLASGSAQLATGLGTLKSSTAQLPAQTKKLADGAGQVADGNQKVAVAASLAATASGDIQAKLDGYRTQLTKDLRDAGVPETGVQEILGRLDQLRSPVDEANTKIQGANTQLTQLASGARQVSDGAHALASATPQLTSGISQAADASARIRDGAAKLNDGEKTAVTGTNQLADGAVKLRDGLAAGLKDIPNPDDPTRAATANTIADPVAVNSSGVASAGTYGAGLAPFFISLATWIGAFVLFLLLRPLSTRALTAGASPFKVALGGWLPAALLGIAQVLVLFGAVTWLVGIDVAHPLGAIGFAVLVSLTFTSVVHALNACFGAVGKFLGLVLLVLQLVSGGGTFPWQTIPDALYPLHIVLPMGYAIDGFRNLLYSGASMEILGDIGVLLAYLVGGILLSTLAARKRRTWTVSALKPELAL from the coding sequence ATGAACCCCGTCCGGATCGCCGCCAACGAGCTGCGCCGGCTGTCCGCCGGCACGCTGCCGAAACTCGCCATGGTCGCGCTCGTCCTGGTGCCGCTGTTGTACGCGTCTCTCTACCTCTACGCGAACTACGACCCCTACTCGCGGCTGGACAAGCTCCCCGCGGCGATGTTCACCGTCGACGCCGGCTCGAAGGATTCCGCCGGCGCCGAACGCAACATCGGCCGCGAGGTGACCGACGAACTGGTCAATTCCGGCACCTTCCAGTGGCACGAAACCTCCCCCGGCGAAGCCGCCAAGGGCGTCCGCGACGACACCTACTCGTTCGCGATCGGCATCCCGCGCGACTTCTCCGCGGCGCTGCTGTCCTCGGGCAACCTTCAGCCGCAGCAGGCGACGATCACGTTGACCACCAACGACGCCAACAACTATCTGTCCGGCACCATCGCGAAACAGGTCGCCGAGCAGGTGCGCAAGACGATCGCGGAGAAGGTCGGCAGCGAGGCGGCGGACAAGTTCCTCATCGGCTTCTCCACCATCTACGGCAAGACCCAGGAGGCCGCGACGGGCGCCTCACAACTCGCCGACGGCGCGGGCGAACTCCAATCCGGTCAGCGGCAACTGGCGGACGGCGCCACCCAGCTCGCCTCCGGCAGCGCACAGCTGGCCACCGGGCTCGGCACCCTGAAATCCAGCACCGCCCAGCTTCCCGCCCAAACGAAGAAGCTCGCCGACGGTGCCGGCCAAGTCGCCGACGGAAACCAGAAGGTCGCCGTCGCGGCCTCACTCGCCGCGACAGCGTCCGGCGACATCCAGGCCAAGCTCGACGGCTACCGCACCCAGCTGACGAAGGATCTGCGCGACGCCGGTGTCCCCGAGACCGGTGTCCAGGAGATCCTGGGCCGCCTGGACCAGCTCCGGTCGCCGGTGGACGAGGCGAACACGAAGATCCAGGGTGCGAACACCCAGCTCACCCAGCTCGCCTCCGGCGCACGCCAGGTGTCCGACGGCGCACACGCGCTGGCCTCGGCCACACCCCAGCTCACCAGCGGCATCTCACAGGCCGCCGACGCTTCGGCGCGGATCCGTGACGGCGCCGCGAAGCTGAACGACGGGGAGAAGACCGCGGTGACCGGCACGAACCAGCTCGCCGACGGCGCGGTGAAACTGCGTGACGGACTCGCCGCCGGGCTCAAGGACATCCCGAACCCGGACGACCCCACCCGCGCGGCCACCGCGAACACCATCGCCGATCCGGTGGCGGTCAACTCCTCCGGTGTCGCTTCGGCCGGGACCTACGGCGCGGGCCTCGCCCCGTTCTTCATCTCGCTCGCCACCTGGATCGGCGCGTTCGTGTTGTTCCTGTTGCTGCGCCCGCTGTCGACGCGCGCGCTGACGGCGGGCGCGTCACCGTTCAAGGTCGCGCTCGGCGGCTGGCTTCCCGCCGCCCTGCTGGGGATCGCGCAGGTGCTCGTGCTGTTCGGCGCGGTGACGTGGCTGGTCGGCATCGACGTCGCGCATCCACTCGGCGCGATCGGGTTCGCCGTGCTGGTGTCGCTCACCTTCACCTCCGTGGTGCACGCGCTGAACGCCTGCTTCGGCGCGGTCGGGAAGTTCCTCGGCCTGGTGCTCCTGGTGCTGCAACTGGTCAGCGGGGGCGGGACGTTCCCGTGGCAGACCATCCCGGACGCGCTCTATCCCCTGCACATCGTGCTGCCGATGGGTTACGCGATCGACGGGTTCCGGAATCTGCTCTACAGTGGCGCCTCGATGGAGATCCTCGGTGACATCGGCGTCCTGCTCGCCTATCTCGTCGGCGGCATCCTGCTGTCGACCCTGGCCGCGCGGAAACGGCGCACCTGGACGGTGTCGGCGCTGAAACCCGAGCTGGCGTTGTGA
- a CDS encoding class I SAM-dependent methyltransferase: MSQQSATEPERHAAAEERLGTAGVAYRAVSAPEATAANLAWWDADADDYQATHGAFLGDRDFVWCPEGVREADVALLGEVGGKRILEVGCGQAACARWLAAQGAEAVATDLSAGMLRHAREGNERTGTPVPLVQATAESLPFADASFDAACSAFGAVPFVASVDVVFAEVHRVLRPGARWVFSVTHPMRWIFPDDPGPQGLTVTQPYFDRTPYVEVDEEGVATYVEYHRTIGDYVRALADAGFALTDLIEPAWPEGHSRTWGQWSPLRGKLFPGTAIFCTRRG; the protein is encoded by the coding sequence TTGAGTCAGCAGTCCGCCACGGAGCCCGAACGGCACGCAGCGGCCGAGGAGCGGCTCGGCACCGCGGGGGTCGCCTACCGGGCGGTTTCCGCTCCCGAGGCGACGGCCGCGAACCTGGCGTGGTGGGACGCCGACGCCGACGACTACCAGGCGACCCACGGCGCCTTCCTCGGCGACAGGGATTTCGTCTGGTGCCCGGAAGGCGTCCGCGAGGCCGACGTGGCACTCCTGGGCGAAGTGGGCGGCAAGCGGATCCTCGAGGTCGGCTGCGGGCAGGCGGCGTGTGCGCGCTGGCTCGCCGCGCAGGGCGCCGAGGCGGTGGCGACCGACCTGTCGGCGGGCATGCTGCGGCACGCGAGGGAGGGCAACGAGCGCACCGGCACCCCCGTCCCGCTCGTACAGGCGACGGCGGAGTCGCTCCCCTTCGCCGACGCGAGCTTCGACGCGGCCTGCTCGGCCTTCGGCGCGGTGCCGTTCGTGGCGTCGGTGGACGTCGTGTTCGCCGAAGTCCACCGGGTGCTCCGGCCGGGTGCCCGCTGGGTGTTCTCGGTGACCCATCCGATGCGCTGGATCTTCCCCGACGACCCCGGTCCGCAGGGCCTCACGGTCACCCAGCCGTATTTCGACCGCACGCCGTACGTCGAGGTCGACGAAGAGGGCGTCGCGACCTACGTCGAGTACCACCGCACGATCGGCGACTACGTCCGCGCGCTCGCCGACGCCGGTTTCGCGCTGACCGACCTCATCGAGCCCGCCTGGCCGGAGGGCCACTCCCGCACCTGGGGTCAGTGGAGCCCGTTGCGCGGCAAGCTCTTTCCCGGCACCGCGATCTTCTGCACCCGGCGGGGATGA
- a CDS encoding GNAT family N-acetyltransferase, whose amino-acid sequence MEIEKTLLDAHRTRFAEIDGLLPEAPPPPVVGERVDAATASGVQVTGVVQRQLHGPDDIPLLWSAADVRQLFPFIGGTGTEGMDVLLRAWRMWMDAESPGEDSSCVVNWPSRDAEAIRAFLDHGLVPMSALAVRTGGRRDDPAVDGVAVRRARQEDFDDVLAMAVSTHDYIGQVATRHRSNAAELLAPALERALDKDAPLLWLAERDGMVAAFAHAAWVLSAPGSAEAELLPHGRWGYVNNVVTVAGLRGSGLGRALMSVVHREFTGDGADGTYLYYNPTNPLSSVFWHRQGYRPLWTSWEVHPASALR is encoded by the coding sequence ATGGAAATCGAGAAGACGTTGCTCGACGCGCACCGCACCCGGTTCGCGGAGATCGACGGGCTCCTGCCCGAAGCGCCCCCGCCCCCGGTCGTCGGCGAGCGCGTGGACGCCGCCACGGCGTCGGGCGTCCAGGTCACCGGTGTGGTGCAGCGGCAGTTGCACGGTCCGGACGACATCCCCCTGCTGTGGTCGGCCGCCGACGTGCGGCAGCTGTTCCCGTTCATCGGCGGCACCGGCACCGAGGGCATGGACGTGCTGTTGCGCGCGTGGCGGATGTGGATGGACGCCGAATCCCCCGGCGAGGACTCGTCGTGCGTGGTCAACTGGCCGAGCCGGGACGCCGAGGCGATCCGGGCCTTCCTCGACCACGGCCTCGTGCCGATGTCCGCGCTCGCCGTGCGCACCGGAGGCCGCCGCGACGACCCGGCCGTCGACGGGGTGGCCGTGCGCCGGGCCCGGCAAGAAGACTTCGACGACGTGCTCGCGATGGCCGTGTCGACCCACGACTACATCGGCCAGGTCGCCACCCGGCACCGCTCCAACGCCGCCGAGCTGCTGGCCCCGGCACTGGAACGCGCGCTCGACAAGGACGCCCCGCTGCTGTGGCTGGCCGAACGGGACGGCATGGTCGCCGCGTTCGCGCACGCCGCCTGGGTCCTCTCGGCACCGGGGTCGGCCGAGGCCGAACTGCTCCCCCACGGCCGCTGGGGGTACGTCAACAACGTCGTCACCGTGGCGGGCCTGCGCGGGAGCGGGCTCGGCCGCGCGCTGATGTCCGTGGTCCACCGGGAGTTCACCGGCGACGGAGCGGACGGCACGTACCTCTACTACAACCCGACCAACCCGCTTTCTTCGGTGTTCTGGCACCGGCAGGGTTATCGTCCACTGTGGACCTCCTGGGAGGTCCACCCGGCTTCGGCGCTGCGTTAG
- a CDS encoding TetR/AcrR family transcriptional regulator, with product MSPRGAATKQKLFEATLRLSASRGLVGLTVDDIAAEAKVAKGTVYYNFGSKDGLVDALLRYGVGVLADRLRAATGDGDPMDVIESQVDGALEFIAEYPGFSQILVSEMWRTPGTWHETLTLLREEIISIVREQLHRLDAAGRLPDGVQIPTAAAGLFGTMLVVALDWQVFQPKRTRADVRESVMVLVRGLGR from the coding sequence GTGAGCCCCCGGGGTGCGGCGACGAAGCAGAAGTTGTTCGAGGCGACGCTGAGGCTGTCGGCCAGCCGCGGCCTCGTGGGGCTGACGGTGGACGACATCGCGGCCGAGGCGAAGGTCGCCAAAGGCACCGTCTACTACAACTTCGGCAGCAAGGACGGTCTCGTCGACGCACTGCTGCGCTACGGCGTCGGCGTGCTCGCGGACCGGCTGCGCGCGGCCACCGGCGACGGCGACCCGATGGACGTGATCGAGTCGCAAGTGGACGGTGCGCTCGAGTTCATCGCCGAATACCCCGGTTTCTCCCAGATCCTGGTGAGCGAGATGTGGCGCACGCCGGGGACCTGGCACGAGACGCTGACCTTGCTGCGCGAGGAGATCATCTCGATCGTGCGCGAACAGCTCCACCGGCTGGACGCCGCCGGGCGGCTGCCCGACGGCGTCCAGATCCCGACGGCCGCGGCCGGCTTGTTCGGCACGATGCTGGTGGTCGCCCTCGACTGGCAGGTGTTCCAGCCGAAGCGGACGCGGGCGGACGTGCGGGAATCGGTGATGGTGCTGGTCCGGGGCCTCGGGCGCTAG
- a CDS encoding ABC transporter substrate-binding protein: protein MNRLLAVVTALSLVAGGCSASAEAGPVVVLASWTGNEETAFRQVLDAFEAETGIRYLYEGTRAVDQVLASDVQRGTPPDVAVLPNAGVLAKYQKSGALLPLDDALSAAVTRSFSAQWVTLQQIGTQKLYAVAVKADLKSLIWYDPARLTGIRPTTFEGLRAYAAGLTAAGGTPWCVGMGAPPTSGWPGTDWIEDILLHSAGPDKYRQWASGGLPWTSPEVEKAWQDWGSVLEPAAIRGGTAAALLTDFGDAGKAMFTEPPGCALEHQASFVMSRYQNFQRPDGTLPEPGTDFDFLSFPGRDVSEVAADLAGMFQDTPQARKLIEFLASEKAQRIWPSIPRANAFSANRKLGLDVYPDQVSRRVADTITSAAALCFDASDLMPATMTGAFHRAVLEYLSNRDRLGTLLKQLEDVRKSIQPGEWLKIPCGQ from the coding sequence GTGAACCGCCTGCTGGCCGTGGTGACGGCGCTCTCGCTGGTCGCGGGCGGCTGTTCGGCGTCGGCGGAAGCCGGGCCGGTCGTCGTCCTCGCGTCTTGGACCGGGAACGAGGAAACGGCTTTTCGGCAGGTACTGGACGCGTTCGAGGCCGAGACCGGGATCCGCTACCTCTACGAGGGCACCCGTGCCGTCGACCAGGTGCTCGCGTCGGACGTCCAACGCGGCACACCGCCGGACGTGGCCGTCCTGCCCAACGCCGGGGTGCTGGCGAAGTACCAGAAGTCGGGTGCTCTGCTGCCGCTCGACGACGCCCTCTCCGCCGCGGTGACCCGGTCGTTCAGCGCGCAGTGGGTCACCCTGCAGCAGATCGGCACCCAGAAGTTGTACGCGGTCGCGGTGAAGGCCGATCTCAAGAGCCTGATCTGGTACGACCCGGCGCGGCTGACCGGGATCCGCCCGACGACGTTCGAAGGGCTTCGCGCGTATGCCGCCGGACTGACCGCGGCCGGCGGCACCCCCTGGTGCGTCGGGATGGGCGCCCCGCCCACCTCGGGCTGGCCGGGAACCGACTGGATCGAGGACATCCTGCTGCACTCGGCGGGACCGGACAAGTACCGGCAATGGGCGTCCGGCGGTTTGCCGTGGACCTCGCCGGAAGTCGAAAAGGCTTGGCAAGACTGGGGTTCCGTGCTCGAGCCCGCCGCGATCCGCGGCGGCACCGCGGCCGCGCTGCTGACCGACTTCGGCGACGCGGGCAAGGCGATGTTCACCGAGCCGCCGGGATGCGCGCTCGAACACCAGGCGTCGTTCGTCATGAGCCGCTACCAGAACTTCCAGCGACCGGACGGGACGCTCCCCGAGCCCGGCACCGACTTCGACTTCCTGTCCTTTCCGGGACGCGACGTCTCCGAGGTCGCCGCCGACCTCGCCGGGATGTTCCAGGACACGCCACAGGCCCGGAAGCTGATCGAGTTCCTGGCCTCGGAGAAGGCACAGCGGATCTGGCCGTCGATCCCCCGCGCGAACGCGTTCTCCGCCAACCGGAAACTCGGTCTCGACGTCTATCCGGATCAGGTGAGCAGGCGGGTCGCGGACACGATCACCTCGGCGGCCGCCCTGTGCTTCGACGCCTCGGACCTGATGCCCGCGACGATGACCGGCGCCTTCCACCGCGCCGTCCTGGAGTACCTGAGCAACCGGGACCGGCTGGGCACCCTGCTGAAGCAACTCGAAGACGTCCGGAAGAGCATCCAGCCGGGCGAATGGTTGAAAATCCCCTGTGGACAGTGA
- a CDS encoding GNAT family N-acetyltransferase yields MTSAAERQRARFAALDPLLPSPPPLPPGEPLEAGGAIGTVAHVRFAAGSWQRLWSPARLRILSAVLPADAGAGMSALLSAWRERIAPGDAEPDSACTVTWPSRDLAVLRALLDHGLAPQLALAVRAPAGGDAHTVPGVTVRESSGGDLEEIVDLRFEELRYTSFVGHGVVRPGAKALLAEEVRRGLQFGGRVWIAEEEGVTVGMVTSGRRSPIPGDALAGRLPPGEWGHVGTLAVTAAARGRGIGRALTAVAHDELFSPSLRGTFVSYNPANPLSPVFWHRQGYRPLWTTWAVRPAAALR; encoded by the coding sequence ATGACGTCGGCGGCGGAGCGGCAACGGGCGCGGTTCGCCGCGCTCGACCCGCTGCTTCCGTCGCCGCCCCCGCTCCCGCCCGGTGAACCTTTGGAAGCGGGCGGCGCCATCGGGACGGTCGCGCACGTACGGTTCGCGGCGGGTTCCTGGCAGCGGCTCTGGAGTCCCGCGCGTCTCCGGATCCTGTCGGCGGTCCTCCCGGCCGACGCCGGCGCGGGAATGAGCGCACTGCTGTCCGCCTGGCGCGAGCGGATCGCGCCAGGCGACGCCGAACCCGACTCGGCGTGCACGGTCACCTGGCCCAGCCGGGACCTGGCGGTCCTGCGGGCCCTGCTCGACCACGGGCTCGCGCCGCAGCTGGCGCTGGCCGTCCGCGCGCCCGCCGGGGGCGACGCGCATACCGTGCCGGGCGTGACCGTCCGGGAGTCCTCGGGCGGCGACCTGGAGGAGATCGTCGATCTCCGCTTCGAGGAGCTTCGCTACACCTCGTTCGTCGGTCACGGCGTCGTCCGGCCAGGGGCCAAGGCCCTGCTCGCGGAGGAGGTCCGGCGTGGCCTGCAGTTCGGCGGCCGCGTCTGGATCGCCGAGGAGGAAGGCGTCACGGTGGGCATGGTGACCAGCGGAAGACGCTCCCCGATCCCCGGCGACGCGCTCGCCGGGCGGCTGCCGCCGGGTGAGTGGGGCCATGTCGGGACGCTCGCGGTCACCGCCGCCGCACGGGGCCGCGGTATCGGGCGCGCGCTGACCGCCGTCGCGCACGACGAGCTGTTCTCGCCTTCGCTGCGCGGTACCTTCGTCTCGTACAATCCGGCCAATCCGCTTTCCCCGGTGTTCTGGCACCGGCAGGGTTATCGTCCACTGTGGACGACGTGGGCGGTCCGCCCCGCGGCGGCCCTGCGCTAG